From the Halomonas sp. MCCC 1A13316 genome, the window AGATTTCACGGCCATCTCTTGCTGATTCCAGCAGCGCCAAACAGACTTCCATCGTGGCCATGCCCCACTCACCGGTGTGAATGGGGTTGCGATCATGGCGTATGGCGCCTATCAGTTCATCAAGGACTTCACGTCTCGGGATCTTCGGTGACGGTATAGTTTCCAGGTAGCGTCGAGTATGGGCATAGACCTGTACCCCTTGTGGTACGGGGCGAAGGTCGGCGCCATCGCAGGAAACGAGGATGAAGCCGAAATGATTGTGTGCCGCGTCTTGTAACTGGCTATTGGCCAGGGACAGGCCGGCACCGTAAGTGCGGGTATTCTTGAAAGTGGCCTCTTCTTCAGGCCCCTGAATCTTCGCCAACTTCGCCCTGGCGGTGCCGTACTGCCCGGGATCTCGGGCTTGGCCTAGTTCGCCTGACCAACCACAAAATTCATCGCTATCGAAATGTGCGAATCCGCTGTAGGTCATGCTGGCAAAGATACCATTATTGAAGGTGAGTAGGGCACTATAGGCGCCTTCCGTGGGGCGTGCTGGATCCCAGCTTCCAGTGGCGGCCCGTACACTTTTGACGTCCCCCCCACCGAGCAGGCGCACGATATCAACCTGATGGGCTGCTTGGCTGAAAACAACACCGCCACCCTGTGAGGTATCCAGCTCTTCCGGACGGCGGGGACGGTAGAGAAAGTCCGTGTAATTAAGTGCACTGATCATGCGAACCGCGCCGAAGTCTTTGCTGTCTATCAGCTCGCGAGTTCTAAGATAGGGCGCATCAAAGCTATGGCTGTGCCCGACGACCAGCCAGCATCCGGCGCGACGCATGGCATCGATCATGCTGTGGCAATCCTCGATTGAGAGCGCCATTGGCTTCTCGACCAGGACATGCTTGCCATGTGCTGCTGCCAGTTCGACATGCTCGCGATGAAATTGATGAGGAGTAGCGACATAAACCGCTTCAACATCGGGGTCGGCGCACAGGTCGGCGACCTCGGCATAGGTTCTCGCGTCGAAATCGGTTCTAAACTGCCGGCGAGCATCCTCTCGTGGATCGGCCGCGGCTACTAAGCGAATACCTGGATGGGCCGCGAGGGTAGGTAAGAGCAGCATGAAGCCACGCCCTAGACCGGCAACGCCGAGTTTCAAGCGAGGTACGGGCATTGTGAGCACTCCGTGGTGATGCAATGGATTATTCCGCTAGATCGATTACCAGTTCCTTCGTATAGGCGCGTGAGACACAAACCATGAGGTGATCCTGTCGCTCGGCTTCTGACAAAACCAGATCACGGTGCTCTGCTTCACCTTCCAACAGTCGGGTTCGACAGGAGCCGCAGGTACCACTCTCACAGGAGTAGGGCACTTGATGGCCGTTCACTCTCAACGCCTCGAGGATAGATACGCCTGCCGGTACCGGAATCGCCTCTCCGGTTTTGTGGAGGCGTACGGTGAAAGGTGTATCTTCAGCTGCGCTGGCCGACTGGCTCCCGCCGAAGTCCTCGAAATGCACACTGGAGGAAGTCCAGTGTCCGGTCATGTCGCGAACCGCTTCCATTAGTCCCCGAGGACCGCAACAGTAGATGTGGGCCCCTTTTGGCTGCTCAAGGATCGGCCACAGGTCATAGGAGTTGTCGGGATCGCCATGGTCGTGATGGATGACCACCTTGCCTCGGTACTCGGGGGCGCTGAGCTGCTCAAGAAATGCGGTTTGGGACGGCTCACGCGTTAAGTAATAAAGCTTGAATGGTTTGCCACCCGTTGCCTGCAGGTGAACAATCATCGAGAGAATCGGTGTGATGCCAATTCCACCGGCGATAAATATGTAGCGAGCAGGGTTGCCTGTTAGTGAGAAGTCGTTGTGCGGAGCTGATACCTTTAGGCGATCGCCTACTTGGGAATCGTCAACCAGGCTCCTCGAACCGCCAGTGCCATCCTCCTCGCGCTTGACCGCAATGACATACCGATCCTGCTCGTCGGGATCGTTACACAGCGAGTAATGTCTCACTTGCCCGCTGGGAGTCTCGACGCACACATGAGCGCCGGGTGTGAATTCTGGTAGATCATTGCCATCGGGATCAATGAGCTCTATGCGGTAGATGCCATCTGCGATCGCGTCCAGTGCGGTGACGAGCAGTTCGCTCATGGGAAGTTCATCGGAGGGGCTAGCCATAGGATACCCACCTTTCTTGTCGAGTGGCTGAATATACTTCTATATCTAAGTATTTTTTCGATAGTAATGCAAGGCAATATGATGCGACTTTAGTCGCATGGGTTGGGTGGCGCCTGCTACGTTCGACATGCTGCCAACCTCCTAAATATTTTGATCATATAGGTGTAGAGACGAGGGGGCAGGATCCACTGGTTATGGGCTACCTATCAAATGCCAACAAAACAGACTGAAGGACCGAAACCCACGATTGAGCATGGGTTTCTGTCAGTTGACAGAAAAGGGACACTTTCGGGGGATTAGTCTCGCCGTTTTCTAATTGTGAAAAAAATGACTTGCGTCAAAGAAAACTGCAAATTTCATCCTATAATGGTTAGATATAAAAGCATTGTGTGTTGCGTCCTTTTCATAGAAACATCTACCCGGAGTGAAATACATCATGAACATCTCTATCGATTATTTGGTGGCTGGGATGCATAGGGTTTCGAATTTTTTTTATAAACACTCATTGAGGAAAGTCGTTCTTGATATGCAGGATGGGTCTACCGAAGCCTATCGGAAAATGATTCAAGATGCCGGCTTCAGTTTTGAAGCTAGTTTTGAGCGTGAGATCGTGAGGCAACTTAATAATGGGGGGCGCTTGGGTATGATGCCCGCCGAAATGCTTTTGCCGGTGATGATGAGCCAGTTTGGGGTGGCGAGAAATGACTTTATTGACACCGATCCATCCCAGCTTGAAGCCTTGGAGGCAGCTTGCAATCACTGTCCTGTAGTTGGTGATTGCTGGAAGTCCATGCGCTCTGGAGCCTCGACAGCGGAGGCACTAAGTTTTTGCCCTAGCGCAGATATTTTTGAAAGATGCGGTAATGATAAAGTGAAGGTGTAGTCAAAGATGCATGCGCATGAAGAGAGCGCCTAGGCAATATGATCGCTACCGATCAGGTCGCCATCCCACTGCACGGTATTAAACGATTTCCGAGGACCTTCCCCTTGGTTTAGGTCCGCTACCAATGTGAGGATCCGCTGCTTCATGCGCACTTCTCGGCATACGCTACCGGTAGCAAATAGCCCAGCGAGCTGTGCGGTCTGACATGGTTGTAGTGAGTTCTCCATTCAGTAATTACGTGTCGTGCATCCGCCAGGCTCAAGAACCAGTGCTGATTGAGCAGCCGTCTCGGAACTTGCCGTTGAAGCTCTCGGTGAACGCATTCTGCGTCAGCTTGCCCGGCTGGATGAACGAGCGTCACCTTCCGTTCACGCGCCCAGAAGAACATTGCCTTGCTGGTCAGCTCCGGCCCGTTATCGCATACAATCGAGGCTGGCAATGAGCGCTGCTGCGCGATCTCATCCAGGAACCGGGCCAGCCGACGTCCTGAAATGGATGTGTCCGCCAGTTGCCCGACATACTCTTGGCTGAAGTCGTCCACAATGCTCAGCACACGAAAGCGACGACCCGAGGCCAGCTGATCCGACACGAAGTCCATCGACCAGCGCTGGTTGGGCCGGTCCGGCAGTGGCATCGATGTCCTTGGCCGGATTAGCCGCTTGCGCCGCCGGGTCCGAACTAGAAGGCCATGCTCGCAGTACAGCCGGTAGGTACGCTTGCGATTGAGCACCAAGCCTTCCTGACGCAACGGTGCGTGCAGCAGCAAGTAGCCGTAGCGGGGATAGCAGGTCGCCAAGGCTTGCAGGCGTGCCCGAAGCGGCGCATCGTCACGCGGTATGGCCTGGTATCGAGCCATTGATCTGGCCAGGCCCAGCAGCCGACAGGCGCCTCGCTGGCTGAGCCAGCCGCCTGTCACCAGGTGCTTCACCGCACGCCGCTTCGCTTCGGGCGTCACCACTTTCCCGAAACGTTCTCCTTGAGCGCGGCATTGTCGAGGGTGCTTTCCGCCAGCAGCTTCTTCAATCGGGCATTCTCGCTTTCCAGCTCGCGCAGGCGCTTGGCCTCCTAGACTTCCATGCCGCTGTACTTGGCCTTCCAGCGGTAGAGGGTCTGCTCGGTCACGCCGTTCTGCCGGGCCAGCTCGGCGATCGAGACGCCGCGCTCGTTGGCCTTGAGGATGCTGATGATCTGCTCTTCGGTATGTCGGTTTCGCTTCATCGCGAGATCTCCTGCTATCAGGATAAACATAGCGGAAATCTCACATTGATGGTGGACCGGTTTCTGGGGGATAAGGTCAACCAGTGTAAAATTTCAAGTAGATGAATTATCGACAAAAGCCCGTAGCAAGCGCGGCCTGTGGTTGTCGAAATACGGATTCAAAATCCGCTGTGGATGATCTCTTGTCCGAGAAGCTGAAGGGCTTGCAGGTGTCGAAGCGGGTCAACCGCGCAGAGGAGGGGAGCGACCAGAGTCTTGATGGCGACCCGTGCCATCGGCTCGATCTCCAGGTAGCGATCCAGGATGGCGTCAGTTAACCGGTCGGCGAGCTTGTCGGGATGGCCATCGGAAGCCGACTCGGAAGTGAACAGGTAGCCGCGGCTCACGAGCGGGCTTCACTTGCGCTGAGTGGCCAACGCCTCGAGTTCGGCACTGCCACCTTTGACGTAGCAGTAGCCAAACTCATTGGCGCTGTTGCTGACCATCAAGCGGTGGGGATTTTCCAGGACAGTTGGCATACCAGGCGGACGGTGACGGACCGGCAAACCCGGGCCTTAGGCCGAGGCGGCGAGCCAGCACGATGATCTCCGCCTCGGCTTGGGACTCGGCTTCCCTGATAAGGCGGTTGATCTCGGTCTTCAGCTCGCCGAGGATGCGCTGATGGGTGGTGCTGGTGATCATCGAGATCCTGCTCAACAACGCCCACGGTCATTGGGGTGACGTCTTTTACCCGGTGCGGTGAGATTCGGTGGTGCGCCTGCAAGGATAGCGATATGGGCCTCGCCATGATCTCAAGTCCCAGTCGGCGCCCCGGTGCCCCGGTGCCCCGGTGCACCACGCCCAAGATGAGAGAGCTGGGAAAAAGCGGGGCATCCTGCCCGGTTGCGTTTTGGTTGCTGAGTGGGTGAAATCGGTGTGAGCCATGTAATGTGTGGAAAGCCATAACCTTTTGAAATTCCAAAGACATGCGTTGCAGGCGCGATCCTTGATGCGGCTTGGTTGCACGTCAAACCCATTGGGTTTCCCTATCTGCTGTGCTCTTTCGGCTGGGAATACCGCAAGTTCCTGCACCAGCGCCGCGAGATCATGCACTGTTGCGTGGATCGCTGCCAGGGCGTGAGCACGACCATCGAGTCGGTAGTGCTGGGGGAGGCGCTGGAGGGGGCGTATCTGCCAGCGCCGACGCTGGATGATGCATCGCTGGAGCGCCACGCCAAGCGCCATGTGATGCAGTCACGTCGACACGGGCTAAAACGCCGCGACTCCGCCGAGGTGGTCATCGAGAAGGTGCTGCACCTGCGCAAACCGCTATGGGAGGTCAGTACCCACCATCCGCAGTACGGAGATCATTCACTACTGCTAGATGGTGTCACCGGTGGCCACCTTTTCTTGAACCATTGAGGTTCCGGCCCTTGACCGGGGAAGTGGAGGCTCTTCTCTAGCAGATTTGCAGCTTGCCCGGGCGCATCATCGGCTCGCACGGCTTACGCTATGTTGCTGTCGTGCCGACTCTCGCCGCTCGAGTGGAAACGGCCGCGCTTCGCGACGCCTTGGGGCGCATTCAGCGGCCGTGTCTGCTAGGCGCATGGCCCAGAAGAGTGGCGATGGCCCGGATCGAATTCGTACCTCGCATCATCATGATGACGGCTCGGTCTTCATCAGACAGATGGCGATAGCAGTGAGTCATGGCAACACCGTACCTAATGGGTCACGTGTTGCACTTGGTCAGTGAAACCACCAGGGCGGGTGTTCGGCTGATTTTGTTGAGCGGCGTACTTTACTACGCGTCGTGTGCTCTACGGAGAGTGAACTGCGGTATGACGCCATCGAGTTGCGTGCGGCTTTGTTCGGCTAAGTGCTCTAGGGTTCGCGCGCTCGCGGTCCAGATGTCGGTCTCGATGGACTTGCGCGCGCTTTCGGGATCTCGACGACGAAGCGCATCCGTGCATGCCCAGTGGCATTCCATCGGGAGTCGCCTCCCCTCGCTGAAGCCGGACTCCGATTTGGCGGCGACGGGGAGCCGCATGTAGGGTCCTGCGCGCATCCAGAGGCTATCGACGAAGCCGATGGCCACCTCCGCCTTGCTCGCGACGTAGACGGCCCGATGAAAATCCGCGTTCAGGCGGAAATACTCATCAAGGTGACGTTCATTGATCGCAGTCTCCATCTGGCTACAGATGTTGGCGATTTCGTCGACCTCCTCAGTCGTTGCCCGCTCAGCCGCTTTCGCCGCCAGCAAGCCTTCCAGGTTGAGCCGGATGTCGCGCATGTCCTTCAGTTCACCAAGCGACAGCTGGGGGACGATCATGGTTCGTCCGGGACCCTTAGTGAGTGCGTACTGGGACTCCAAGCGCTTGAGCGCCTCGCGCACCGGGGTCGCGCTCACATCGAACGTCTCGCTTACAAAGCGAATACTGAGTGAGCTCCCCGGGAGGTAGTCGCCACTCATCAACTGTTGCCTTAACAAGCGATAGACGCGGGCGTGCGTCGTTTCATGCCCCATGTCGTTGGATGTCCTCTTCGTTGTCCTCACGGTCTGTGGTCCACCTTTGTGCGGGCGCCCCGTCGTCCTGATGATTACTGAGTACATGATAGTGACACACTATGATCGAGTCCAGAGGCAGGAATGATCAAATTGGCTTGACTGGTTTGATCACGCGATGCTACCAATGAGATCACGATGCCAAGAGGCTCGCCAAGCGGCTCCAGTCGCCACAAGCCTTGATCGAGCATGAGGCCGGCCAAGCGGGTTCACGCGCGAATCGCGAGGAGGAGAAGGTTTGAGACAGCACGTCCTTATCACGGGGGGCTCCCTCAATATCGATTGGGTGATCGCCCGCTGTGCCCGCCTTGACGGCTACCACCCGATCATCCTCGACCAGAGTCCCCCCGAGGATAGGGCTATCGGGGAGTACCACGAAGTCGGTCTATCCGACCCGGACGCGACCCGGGCTGAACTTGCCGAGATACTGCGCGAGCGAGCGATTACGCGACTGGTAAACAATGTCGGCGTCGTGAAGCCAGCTTCTCTCGAAGAGCTGTCGCTGGATGATTTCGATACTGTCATGACGCTGAACGTTCGTACTGACGCACAGTGCGCTCAAGCACTCATGCCGGGCATGAGGGATGCGGGGTTCGGGCGCATTGTGAATATCGCCAGCCGCACGGCGCTCGGAAAGGAATGTCGCACCTTCTACGGCGGAAGCAAGGCCGCGTTGATTTCGATGGCTAAGACATGGGCCCTTGAACTTGCCGGCTTCGGAATCACTGAAAATGCCGTTGCGCCAGGGACCATAGAGACGACCGCCTTTTACCGTAATAATCCGTCCGATGATCCGAAAACTCGCGCAATTATCGACGCGATACCCACCAGCCGCATTGGCACGCCAGACTATATCGCAAACGCGGTGAGCTTCTTCCTTGATGAGCGTTCAGGGTTTGTTAACGGGCAAGCGTTGCATGTCTGCGGAGGCCTGACAGGCGATCATGCCTGACCTGGTTGACCGGGGCTGACATTCACTCCCTGCCATTCACCAATCTAGCTAAAATGGAGAGCCGGTTTTGCAAGAAAAAACAATTCTTACAGTCGCAGTCACCGGGAACATCACAAGCCCAAAACAGCACCCGAAACTGCCGATAACTCCGCAGGAAATCGTCTCTGAGATTCTCGAGGCAGAGGCGGCTGGTGCGGCCATTGCGCATATTCACGTGCGCGATCCGGAGACCGGTGCGCCGAGCATGCGCGTGGACCTCTACCGTCAGGTTGTGGATCTACTGAGGCAAAAGGGCTCCGGGGTCATCATCAACCTAACTACTGGACCAGGCGGGCGCTTTGTTCCGGACAAGGATGATCCCAAGGTGGCCGCGAGCGGCACGACACTATTGCCACCACAAGAACGCGTGGAGCATGTCGTTCAGATCAAGCCGGATATCTGCAGCCTCGACCTGAACACGATGTTCTCGGGCGACTCCGTGGTGATCAATACACCGAGTAACGTTCGAATCATGGCGGAAATGATGCGGGACGCCGGAGTGATGCCGGAACTCGAGTGTTTCGACAGCGGCGACATTCACCTCGCTCATGATCTTCTCAAGGAAGGGGTCTTAGAAAGCCCACCGCTTTTCCAGATCGTTCTTGGCGCCAAATATGGTTTCTCGGCGACACCCGAGACGCTGCTCTATGCGCGAAGCATTCTCCCAGATAATGCTCGATGGGCTGCATTCGGAATCGGACGCATGGAGTTTCCCATCGTCGCCCAATCCTATCTACTTGGTGGCCACGTCAGGGTCGGCATGGAAGACAACATCTATATATCACGGGGCAAACTTACCGCGGGCAATGCCGAACTTGTGGAGAACGCGGTTACCATTATCAAGCGAATGGGTGGCAACGTAGCGACGCCAGATGAGGCGCGCGAATTGCTCGGCCTCTCGAAACGATGATTTTCGCCCCTGTGTCGTTTGCCGGCGTAGGGAAGCTTTGCTACAAAAAACAAGTAGCATTTTTCTAAAGGAGTGAGGCTGGATATGATTAGAAAACATCGTAAGACCAAAATGCACAGCAAGTAAGCCCGTAAAATATTAAAATAATATTTTACGGGTATAGATGCTGCTTTACGTTAAAATAGAATCACTTGCCAAAAATAAAGGAAGACTGTGATGAAAAAGGTATTAGTGCTTATGACAACCGTAGCGATTCTCGCTACCGGTAGTCTCTCGGCGCAAGGCCAGCAGGCTGAATATCCGAACAAGCCGATTCAGATGATAATTCCATACAGTGCCGGAGGGGGAACAGATGCGTTTGCCCGTAATGTTATTAGGTTCAGTGACCTTGCGGACGACATTGTGGTCAGGAACATCGCCGGTGGCGGGGGGAAGATAGGTACCATGGAAGTGGTCAATGCCCGCCCCGACGGATATACCCTGCTCGGCCATGTCATGGCAATCGCAATCGGGTATCATGCAGGTCTGTATGATACCCCTCCGTGGGAAGACCTCATTCCCATCTCCTCGATTACCTTAGAGGATAGCGCGATTTCAGTAAATGCGGATTCTCCGTTCAAGACGATCGAGGAACTCATCAAGTATGCTAAGGCAAACCCGGGCGATCTCAGCTACGGCTTCGCCGGTGTCGGCGGAACGACGCATACGGTAACAGCAAGTTTTGCAAATGAGACCGGAATCGATGTGAACCTCATCCCCTTCTCGGGCGGGGCTGATTCCCGTGCTGCATTGGCCGGCGGCCATATTGACGTAATGAGCTCACAGGTCTCAGAAATCATTGACATGGTTGAGGCAGGTGACCTGAGAATCTTGGCAACAACCGGGTCCGAGCGGCATTACCTGACACCCGACGTGCCGTCGCTCAAAGAGCGGGGAATCGATTTCGTCTTCCAGGTCTGGAGAGGCTTCTTCGCACCTGCGGGAACTCCGGATGAAGTAGTCAGCAGAGTCTCGGACTCCTTCGAAGAGGCTACGAAGAATGAGGAGTTCATCGACGTTATGAAGAAGCTAGGATATCAGATCGAATTCAGGGATTCCGATGAGTTCCTGGCTGAAATCAAGCGGAATCACGAGGAAGTTGCGAAGATCAGTCACCTGCTCAAAGCTGAACAGTAGAAGACTGTTTACGTCCACGTGAAGTGTCACGGTCGGATGTGACTTTTCCGTCCGGCTGTGACCAGTAACGATTAAACAATGGAAAAGCCATCGTGAAGTCAGATATAGGAATAGGTGTGTTTCTGCTGCTTGTGAGTGCGTTCTTCTTTGCTGGCAGTTACAACATCACCCAGAGCACCATCACTGCTCCGATGGCCGGAGCAAGTTTTTTTCCGCGGGTGGTGAGTATGCTTCTGGCTGCATCGAGTCTATACCTTATTATCAAGGCAGTGATGCAGAATAGACGGGGAAAAAGCGGGTCGGCAGAAGCCGCCGCAGAGAGTGGTCTCGAACAGCCGGAAATGGGAGCCACCAATGAGCAGGCTGTACTGGTTATGGTCGTAGCAACAACGCTGTATATCCTCATTATTCCGTTCATCGGTTATTTGATCACTACAATAGCCTTCATGAGCGCAACGAGCCTCTATCTCGGCTCGATTCACAAGAAACACCCCTGGTATTTTACGGTATCGGTGGTCATTGGCATCAGCCTTGCGGCGTATGTGCTCTTCAGCACAGTGCTTTCAGTATTCCTCCCGCAGGGCATACTCATATAGAGGGGCCTCTATGGTATTTCTTGAGACACTTCAGTTCGGTATCGGACATGTATTTGCGTTAGTGCCTCTCCTGCTGATAGCCGGGGGTGTGTTTTTCGGAATCATATTCGGCGCCATACCGGGCTTGACGGCAACGCTGGCTGTGGCCCTGCTGCTGCCGTTCACCTACGGGCTCGGAGCCTTCAATGGTCTCTCGCTGCTTCTGGGCATTTATGTAGGCGCCATATCAGGCGGTCTTATCTCCGCAACGCTGCTGAAGATTCCCGGAACCCCTTCATCGATTGTGACAACCTTCGACGCCTATCCCATGGCACGGAACGGGAAACCGCTCGAGGCACTCTCGATCGGTGTTTTCTCCTCGCTTGTCGGGGGGATCTTCAGTACCGTCATTCTTATCATCATCGCCCCGCAACTGGCACGGATCGCCCTCAAGTTCGGACCTTGGGAGTACTTCTCCCTGGGAGTATTCGGCTTGTCGGTTGTCGCCAGTCTCTCGGCGAAGAATCTCAACAAGGGGCTGATCGCCGCATTGATCGGCATGCTCATAGCAACAGTCGGGATGGACCCGGTCACCGCCCGTCCACGCTTCACGCTCGGCTTTCTCCAGATGGAGGGCGGGTTTTCCGCTCTGGCCACCATGTTGGGCTTCTATGCGGCGACCCAGATCTTTCTCGACGCCAGGGAAGTGAACACCGCGACGAAGGCGATAAAACTGCAGGATAAACGGAATCTGCTGACCATGCCCTTCAAGCTGGTCAAACATCAGGTCATTAATTTCCTGCGCTCTGGGGCAATCGGTACCTTTATCGGGATTCTTCCGGGAGCCGGGGGCAGCACCGCCGGATTTATAGCCTATGATCAGGCAAAGAAGGCTTCCCGCCAGAAAGAGAAATTCGGAACAGGCCATTACGAAGGAATTATCGCCTCGGAGACCTCGAATAATGCGGTAACAGGCGGGGCGTTGGTCCCGATGATGACCCTCGGCATACCGGGAGACGTGGTGACCGCTATTCTCATGGGCGGTCTCATGATCCACGGCCTCCAGCCTGGACCGCTGCTGTTCACGAACAATGCCGATGTGGTTGGCACGATCTTTGTCGCCCTCTTAGTCGCCAACGTCATGATGTATTTCATAGAGGGGGGGCTGATGAGAAAGCTCGCCCGCATGATCCAGGTACCCAAGCATTTCCTGCTTCCGACCATCATGATGATGTGCGTCATCGGTGTCTTCTCCCTGAACAACCGCGTCTTCGATATGTGGGTCCTGCTGGTCTTCGGTGTCTTGGGCTACATATTCGTAAAGAACGACATTCCCCTCGCTCCAATTGTACTGGGATATATTCTTACCGAAATTATCGAGAAAAACTGGCGCTTAGCCACCATGTCGACAGGAGGCGATGTAACCCCCTTTCTTACGCGTCCCATCTCTGTCGTGCTGCTTCTGCTCTCCCTTGTCTCCATTCTCTATCCGATCATCGCTGAAAGAATCTCTAATAGGAGAAAGAACAATGAAGCATGATCAGGGTGAACTGTTCAGCGTTGAAGCAAAGCATGTAGTGATAACCGGGGGAGCGGGGTGTATAGAGAAGGGCCTGGCTGAAGCGTTCTCATCAGCGGCTCTCTCACCGCACTGGCCGATCTCCGGAAGGAATAAAAGCAAGCCAGCGCCCGCCACGTCAGCGACCTCTTCGGAGCAGCACATCTTGCCTTCGCTGCCGATATTACCAATAAACAAAAGGTGGAGGCCTGCGTTGGGAAGGTTGCCGAGAATATAGGATGTGTGGGGATCGTGTGGAAAGGCGCGAGGATATCGTTCCCACCCTTGAGAGGGCTCTGAGGATCGACGCTCCGATGGTAGTTGAAGTGATGGCTGACGGGAAGAGCAATCCGCCGATCGCCTGGACACCGTAGTTTAAATTACGCATAAAAGGAACAACATTATGAAATTAGAGGGAAATGTAGCTATTGTCACCGGCGGGGCGAAGGCGATTGGTCTCCATATCGCCAGTAAGCTTGCTTCCGAGGGCGCTCATGTCGTCATTGCAGACATAGATGCCGCTGCCGCCGAGGAGGCTGCTGTAGGGATTACCCGCGCATACG encodes:
- a CDS encoding Gfo/Idh/MocA family oxidoreductase, yielding MPVPRLKLGVAGLGRGFMLLLPTLAAHPGIRLVAAADPREDARRQFRTDFDARTYAEVADLCADPDVEAVYVATPHQFHREHVELAAAHGKHVLVEKPMALSIEDCHSMIDAMRRAGCWLVVGHSHSFDAPYLRTRELIDSKDFGAVRMISALNYTDFLYRPRRPEELDTSQGGGVVFSQAAHQVDIVRLLGGGDVKSVRAATGSWDPARPTEGAYSALLTFNNGIFASMTYSGFAHFDSDEFCGWSGELGQARDPGQYGTARAKLAKIQGPEEEATFKNTRTYGAGLSLANSQLQDAAHNHFGFILVSCDGADLRPVPQGVQVYAHTRRYLETIPSPKIPRREVLDELIGAIRHDRNPIHTGEWGMATMEVCLALLESARDGREISLSHQQA
- a CDS encoding PDR/VanB family oxidoreductase; protein product: MSELLVTALDAIADGIYRIELIDPDGNDLPEFTPGAHVCVETPSGQVRHYSLCNDPDEQDRYVIAVKREEDGTGGSRSLVDDSQVGDRLKVSAPHNDFSLTGNPARYIFIAGGIGITPILSMIVHLQATGGKPFKLYYLTREPSQTAFLEQLSAPEYRGKVVIHHDHGDPDNSYDLWPILEQPKGAHIYCCGPRGLMEAVRDMTGHWTSSSVHFEDFGGSQSASAAEDTPFTVRLHKTGEAIPVPAGVSILEALRVNGHQVPYSCESGTCGSCRTRLLEGEAEHRDLVLSEAERQDHLMVCVSRAYTKELVIDLAE
- a CDS encoding IS3 family transposase; this encodes MVTPEAKRRAVKHLVTGGWLSQRGACRLLGLARSMARYQAIPRDDAPLRARLQALATCYPRYGYLLLHAPLRQEGLVLNRKRTYRLYCEHGLLVRTRRRKRLIRPRTSMPLPDRPNQRWSMDFVSDQLASGRRFRVLSIVDDFSQEYVGQLADTSISGRRLARFLDEIAQQRSLPASIVCDNGPELTSKAMFFWARERKVTLVHPAGQADAECVHRELQRQVPRRLLNQHWFLSLADARHVITEWRTHYNHVRPHSSLGYLLPVAYAEKCA
- a CDS encoding transposase codes for the protein MKRNRHTEEQIISILKANERGVSIAELARQNGVTEQTLYRWKAKYSGMEV
- a CDS encoding S-adenosylmethionine synthetase N-terminal domain-containing protein; this translates as MSRGYLFTSESASDGHPDKLADRLTDAILDRYLEIEPMARVAIKTLVAPLLCAVDPLRHLQALQLLGQEIIHSGF
- a CDS encoding GntR family transcriptional regulator; translation: MGHETTHARVYRLLRQQLMSGDYLPGSSLSIRFVSETFDVSATPVREALKRLESQYALTKGPGRTMIVPQLSLGELKDMRDIRLNLEGLLAAKAAERATTEEVDEIANICSQMETAINERHLDEYFRLNADFHRAVYVASKAEVAIGFVDSLWMRAGPYMRLPVAAKSESGFSEGRRLPMECHWACTDALRRRDPESARKSIETDIWTASARTLEHLAEQSRTQLDGVIPQFTLRRAHDA
- a CDS encoding SDR family oxidoreductase; the encoded protein is MRQHVLITGGSLNIDWVIARCARLDGYHPIILDQSPPEDRAIGEYHEVGLSDPDATRAELAEILRERAITRLVNNVGVVKPASLEELSLDDFDTVMTLNVRTDAQCAQALMPGMRDAGFGRIVNIASRTALGKECRTFYGGSKAALISMAKTWALELAGFGITENAVAPGTIETTAFYRNNPSDDPKTRAIIDAIPTSRIGTPDYIANAVSFFLDERSGFVNGQALHVCGGLTGDHA
- a CDS encoding 3-keto-5-aminohexanoate cleavage protein, whose product is MQEKTILTVAVTGNITSPKQHPKLPITPQEIVSEILEAEAAGAAIAHIHVRDPETGAPSMRVDLYRQVVDLLRQKGSGVIINLTTGPGGRFVPDKDDPKVAASGTTLLPPQERVEHVVQIKPDICSLDLNTMFSGDSVVINTPSNVRIMAEMMRDAGVMPELECFDSGDIHLAHDLLKEGVLESPPLFQIVLGAKYGFSATPETLLYARSILPDNARWAAFGIGRMEFPIVAQSYLLGGHVRVGMEDNIYISRGKLTAGNAELVENAVTIIKRMGGNVATPDEARELLGLSKR
- a CDS encoding Bug family tripartite tricarboxylate transporter substrate binding protein, which translates into the protein MKKVLVLMTTVAILATGSLSAQGQQAEYPNKPIQMIIPYSAGGGTDAFARNVIRFSDLADDIVVRNIAGGGGKIGTMEVVNARPDGYTLLGHVMAIAIGYHAGLYDTPPWEDLIPISSITLEDSAISVNADSPFKTIEELIKYAKANPGDLSYGFAGVGGTTHTVTASFANETGIDVNLIPFSGGADSRAALAGGHIDVMSSQVSEIIDMVEAGDLRILATTGSERHYLTPDVPSLKERGIDFVFQVWRGFFAPAGTPDEVVSRVSDSFEEATKNEEFIDVMKKLGYQIEFRDSDEFLAEIKRNHEEVAKISHLLKAEQ
- a CDS encoding tripartite tricarboxylate transporter TctB family protein yields the protein MKSDIGIGVFLLLVSAFFFAGSYNITQSTITAPMAGASFFPRVVSMLLAASSLYLIIKAVMQNRRGKSGSAEAAAESGLEQPEMGATNEQAVLVMVVATTLYILIIPFIGYLITTIAFMSATSLYLGSIHKKHPWYFTVSVVIGISLAAYVLFSTVLSVFLPQGILI